A window of Ardenticatena maritima contains these coding sequences:
- a CDS encoding acyl-CoA thioesterase — translation MDDLKPKPASASELTISRLMNPEHANPVGIIHGGEVLKMVDEAGGIVGMRHARRPVVTVRLDSMTFLQPIYVGNLVRVHARVNWTGHTSMEIGMRVEAEDPITGRIVHTNSAYAVYVALDEDGRPAPIPPLLLETDDDRRRWQEAEERQRMRLAQRKQAQTS, via the coding sequence ATGGACGACTTGAAACCCAAACCAGCGTCAGCCTCGGAACTGACGATTTCACGCCTGATGAACCCCGAACACGCCAACCCGGTGGGCATCATTCACGGGGGCGAAGTTCTCAAAATGGTGGATGAAGCGGGCGGCATCGTGGGTATGCGCCACGCGCGCCGTCCCGTTGTGACGGTGCGCCTCGATTCGATGACCTTCCTGCAACCCATTTACGTGGGCAATCTGGTGCGCGTCCATGCACGCGTCAACTGGACGGGGCACACCTCGATGGAAATTGGTATGCGCGTCGAAGCCGAAGACCCCATCACGGGGCGCATCGTCCACACCAATTCGGCCTACGCTGTCTATGTGGCGCTTGACGAAGACGGCCGCCCTGCGCCCATCCCGCCGCTCTTGCTCGAAACCGACGATGACCGCCGCCGCTGGCAAGAAGCCGAAGAACGCCAGCGCATGCGTCTGGCGCAACGCAAACAAGCCCAAACATCATGA
- a CDS encoding chemotaxis protein CheD, translating into MNRLVSPQPIDQHVFLALIGQKKIVHVKIGEVAFAEAPDVVLASYGLGSCVAICLFMPKLKVGALMHALLPHPPSTLQDAHNPYKYVRLGIEALVNDFKARGISPRRLVAFIAGGANMLKSAPLDIPAMRVGERNVEMAHEVLSEMQIPIIAKDVGGQRGRSVVFDPSDGIVYVKTLEETRMHRLM; encoded by the coding sequence ATGAACCGGCTTGTCTCCCCCCAGCCAATAGACCAACACGTTTTTCTGGCGCTTATCGGTCAAAAGAAAATTGTGCATGTCAAAATTGGTGAAGTGGCATTTGCAGAAGCACCTGATGTGGTGTTAGCATCCTATGGGCTTGGATCTTGTGTGGCGATCTGCTTGTTTATGCCAAAGTTGAAAGTGGGAGCGTTGATGCATGCGCTTTTGCCTCACCCCCCCTCGACTTTGCAAGATGCTCATAACCCGTATAAGTATGTTCGATTGGGTATTGAGGCATTGGTCAACGACTTCAAAGCACGCGGTATTTCGCCACGCCGTTTGGTGGCGTTTATTGCCGGCGGTGCCAATATGTTGAAGAGTGCGCCGCTTGATATTCCCGCCATGCGTGTTGGTGAGCGCAATGTGGAAATGGCGCATGAAGTGTTATCCGAAATGCAAATTCCTATCATTGCCAAAGATGTAGGAGGGCAACGAGGGCGTTCTGTGGTGTTTGACCCTTCCGATGGCATTGTCTATGTCAAAACACTTGAGGAAACACGTATGCATCGCTTGATGTGA
- a CDS encoding chemotaxis protein CheC encodes MSQFHSEPSLWQTILHSDRAEFLLNDAFRTVAQKVSEFLDMTLVPEPVAIRTLTLDMLWEQHEQIEAEYTGVYLLAKSPVTAHCLLVLNPATTTYVLTQLLGAQASEERTFDETTLSALGELGNIAMTTLLNTLAEHIGIAMYPTPPVIMVDMLGAILNVIAVSVGAVETSFPVLQTTLVEQQRALAIQVWVFPE; translated from the coding sequence ATGTCCCAATTTCATTCCGAACCATCACTCTGGCAAACCATACTTCATTCTGACCGTGCTGAATTTCTCTTGAACGATGCGTTTCGCACAGTTGCGCAGAAAGTGAGCGAGTTTCTGGACATGACGTTGGTTCCAGAACCGGTTGCGATTCGCACGTTGACGCTTGATATGTTGTGGGAACAGCACGAGCAGATAGAAGCCGAATATACCGGCGTGTATTTGCTTGCAAAATCACCGGTGACTGCGCATTGTTTACTCGTGCTCAACCCGGCGACAACGACCTATGTGCTCACACAACTTTTGGGGGCACAGGCTTCGGAAGAGAGAACGTTTGATGAAACAACATTGTCGGCGCTTGGAGAACTGGGCAACATCGCGATGACAACCTTGCTCAATACCCTGGCAGAGCATATCGGCATCGCGATGTATCCCACTCCGCCGGTCATCATGGTCGATATGTTGGGGGCTATTTTGAATGTCATTGCTGTTTCGGTCGGAGCCGTGGAAACGTCTTTTCCTGTGTTGCAAACAACATTAGTTGAGCAACAGCGGGCACTGGCTATACAGGTATGGGTTTTTCCAGAATAG
- a CDS encoding SdpI family protein, protein MSSDTLFLLGLSSLTGLLFIALAIPLIQKRIPKNHWYGLRIPATFANERVWYEANARMGRELLLLGILSIVLGILLSGVTTSSSLPAMLWAAFLLGGVILVTVRSWRFANRLLEEYTSEPGTTSSPQTH, encoded by the coding sequence ATGAGCAGCGATACCCTGTTTCTCCTCGGGCTCTCATCTCTCACCGGGCTGCTTTTTATCGCCCTGGCTATTCCTCTTATCCAGAAAAGAATACCCAAAAACCATTGGTATGGCTTGCGGATTCCGGCCACATTTGCCAACGAACGTGTGTGGTACGAAGCCAATGCGCGAATGGGGCGCGAACTCTTGCTGCTGGGGATATTGAGCATCGTGCTGGGCATACTTCTTTCTGGAGTTACAACATCCTCCTCGCTGCCTGCCATGCTGTGGGCTGCATTCCTCCTCGGCGGCGTGATACTTGTCACCGTGCGGAGTTGGCGTTTTGCGAATCGGCTCCTTGAAGAGTACACCAGCGAGCCAGGGACGACATCCTCCCCACAGACACATTGA
- a CDS encoding thiamine pyrophosphate-binding protein codes for MPKVMGGHLVAAMLAKEGVQTIFTLCGGHIAPIYDGCLAHQIDIVDTRHEQAAAHAADAWARLTRGIGCAVVTAGPGVTGTVTAVANAYQAGSPLLVIGGAAPTAFQGKGALQEMEQVDLFKPITKWSAAVPSADRIPEFMARAFRIALDGRPGPVFLEMAFDILADIVNTDQTPLPERYRTTARPYPDPRAIAQAANLLRNASRPVLIAGSTAYWDDATEILQRFAEETAIPTYLNGMARGLLPPDHPSAFFLSRGKALQQADVVIIAGTPLDFRLKYGAFNANARLIQIEPDGTQIGQNRDADVGIVGDVRATLEALLAALTEEGGVSFAAWRRDVEALERAQAEAQAEYERSNATPIHHFRLAREIANVLDDRTIFIGDGGDVVAMAAKVVRPHAPGLWLDPGPLGCLGVGQPFALAAKKLRPEYKVLLLSGDGSFGFNGFELDTAVRHHLPFVTVVGNDAQWGQIRNPQVQFFGEERAVATKLAFTRYDLVAEALGGVGVLVEAPDELRPALEQAFSLDKPVVINAALDPKGLAHMAGRAYVL; via the coding sequence ATGCCGAAAGTGATGGGTGGACACCTGGTGGCAGCCATGCTCGCCAAAGAGGGCGTGCAGACGATTTTCACCTTGTGTGGGGGGCATATCGCTCCGATTTACGACGGGTGTTTGGCGCACCAGATTGACATCGTTGATACGCGCCATGAGCAAGCCGCGGCGCACGCTGCCGATGCGTGGGCGCGTCTCACGCGCGGGATTGGGTGTGCTGTTGTCACGGCGGGGCCGGGTGTGACGGGAACTGTCACCGCTGTGGCGAATGCGTACCAGGCGGGTTCGCCGTTGCTGGTGATTGGTGGTGCGGCGCCCACAGCGTTTCAGGGGAAAGGGGCATTGCAAGAGATGGAACAGGTGGATTTGTTCAAGCCAATCACCAAGTGGAGCGCTGCTGTTCCCAGTGCCGACCGTATTCCCGAATTCATGGCGCGGGCGTTCCGTATTGCGCTGGATGGACGGCCTGGGCCGGTCTTTTTGGAAATGGCGTTCGATATTCTCGCCGACATTGTCAATACCGACCAAACGCCTTTGCCGGAACGCTATCGCACAACAGCCCGCCCCTATCCCGACCCACGCGCGATTGCGCAAGCGGCCAATTTGCTCCGCAATGCGAGCCGTCCGGTGCTGATTGCTGGTTCCACCGCGTATTGGGACGATGCGACCGAGATTTTGCAGCGTTTCGCCGAAGAAACCGCTATCCCCACCTATCTCAATGGTATGGCGCGCGGCTTGTTGCCCCCCGACCACCCCAGCGCCTTCTTCCTTTCGCGAGGGAAGGCGTTGCAACAGGCGGATGTGGTGATCATTGCCGGGACGCCGCTTGATTTCCGCCTCAAATACGGGGCGTTCAATGCGAATGCGCGGCTGATTCAGATTGAACCTGACGGGACGCAAATTGGGCAGAACCGCGATGCCGATGTCGGTATTGTGGGCGATGTGCGTGCGACGCTGGAAGCTTTGTTGGCGGCGCTGACGGAGGAGGGCGGTGTTTCGTTCGCAGCGTGGCGGCGTGATGTGGAAGCCCTCGAACGGGCGCAGGCTGAAGCCCAAGCCGAGTACGAGCGGAGCAATGCGACACCCATTCATCACTTCCGCCTGGCGCGTGAGATTGCCAACGTGCTCGACGACCGCACAATCTTCATCGGAGATGGTGGCGATGTGGTGGCGATGGCGGCGAAGGTGGTGCGTCCCCATGCCCCCGGTCTCTGGCTCGATCCGGGTCCGTTGGGGTGTCTGGGGGTGGGGCAGCCGTTCGCTCTGGCGGCGAAGAAACTGCGCCCTGAGTACAAAGTACTGTTGCTGAGCGGCGATGGGTCGTTTGGTTTCAATGGTTTTGAGTTGGATACGGCGGTGCGCCATCACTTGCCGTTTGTCACCGTGGTTGGGAATGATGCACAATGGGGGCAAATTCGCAACCCACAGGTGCAATTTTTTGGTGAAGAACGCGCTGTTGCCACCAAGTTGGCGTTTACGCGCTACGATTTGGTAGCGGAAGCGTTAGGGGGTGTGGGGGTGCTCGTAGAAGCACCGGATGAACTTCGCCCAGCCCTTGAACAAGCGTTCTCGCTGGACAAACCGGTGGTGATCAACGCAGCGCTTGACCCGAAGGGGTTAGCGCATATGGCGGGGCGGGCGTATGTTCTCTGA
- a CDS encoding CheR family methyltransferase, which translates to MTQPDIEWVYLRRKVLDLLGIDIQQYKSRQMQRRLQSYLRRQKIASWPLFFHMAEKNPSLLEDLRAYLTINVTTFFRDPELWDLLRVRFLPQIAERRSIIHVWSAGCSYGHEPYSLAMLFSEYAQKRLFFRIWATDIDQAALHSTKQGGPYSEKDLVNVPPNLREQYFREKNGAFWVIPRLRAYVRAEYHNLLSDPIDAAFDMIVCRNVVIYFDQQAKKTLYRRLALALRPQGLLFVGASESITMPEQYGLKPVAPAFYQRDPAL; encoded by the coding sequence ATGACACAGCCTGACATTGAATGGGTGTATCTGCGCAGAAAAGTGCTCGACTTGTTGGGCATTGATATTCAGCAGTACAAATCGCGGCAAATGCAGCGGCGTTTGCAATCCTATCTCCGCCGCCAGAAAATTGCTTCATGGCCGCTTTTCTTTCACATGGCTGAAAAAAATCCCTCTTTACTCGAAGATTTACGCGCCTATTTGACCATCAATGTCACCACGTTCTTCCGTGACCCCGAATTGTGGGACCTTTTGCGCGTGCGGTTTTTGCCGCAGATAGCGGAACGTCGTTCCATTATCCATGTGTGGAGCGCAGGCTGTTCGTATGGGCATGAACCCTACTCTCTAGCAATGTTATTTTCGGAGTACGCGCAAAAACGGCTCTTTTTTCGCATTTGGGCAACGGATATCGACCAAGCCGCTTTACACTCTACCAAGCAGGGCGGTCCCTATTCTGAAAAGGATTTGGTCAATGTTCCTCCCAATCTGCGGGAGCAGTATTTTCGGGAGAAAAATGGGGCGTTTTGGGTGATTCCTCGTTTGCGTGCGTATGTGCGCGCCGAGTATCACAATCTCTTGTCCGATCCAATTGACGCCGCTTTTGATATGATTGTATGCCGCAACGTGGTGATTTACTTTGACCAGCAAGCGAAGAAAACATTGTATCGCCGATTGGCGTTAGCATTGCGTCCCCAAGGTCTGCTCTTTGTAGGCGCGAGTGAATCAATCACAATGCCTGAACAATACGGCTTGAAACCTGTTGCGCCTGCGTTCTACCAACGCGACCCCGCTCTCTAA
- a CDS encoding protein-glutamate methylesterase/protein-glutamine glutaminase, with the protein MSKHPIRVLIAEDSLFTAHLLQKILEDAPDIEVVGVATTGKEAVEMATALRPDVITMDYEMPEMNGLEALEIIMKTVHVPVIMCSLYTRRGAEITTQALLMGAVDVVQKPRSQVELPLIQEELLRKIRAAVRSQGVRALKPLAEPPQPPPKPQLGRLLQIGDPVIVIAASTGGPRTLATLLQSLPPDLGAAILIVQHMPPHFTHTLAHRLDLYSALRVAEAEEGMRLTIGSALLAPGGVHTTLLNFRTIRLTLDPPVNHVRPAADVTMRSVARFHGERAIGVVLTGMGEDGREGARAIKQAGGTVIAQDESSSVVYGMPRAVVEAGLADYVQPPEEIAQTLIDLIRRMSRHDTA; encoded by the coding sequence ATGAGCAAGCATCCCATTCGCGTTCTGATTGCCGAAGATTCGCTTTTCACAGCCCATTTATTGCAAAAAATCTTGGAAGACGCCCCCGACATAGAAGTCGTAGGGGTTGCCACAACCGGCAAAGAAGCCGTCGAAATGGCAACGGCACTGCGCCCGGATGTCATCACGATGGACTACGAAATGCCAGAGATGAACGGGCTTGAAGCGCTTGAAATCATCATGAAAACGGTGCATGTGCCGGTTATCATGTGCAGTCTTTACACGCGGCGCGGTGCCGAAATTACCACGCAGGCGCTCCTGATGGGAGCGGTGGATGTTGTGCAAAAGCCGCGTTCGCAGGTGGAACTGCCACTCATCCAGGAAGAATTGTTGCGCAAGATTCGTGCCGCGGTGCGTAGCCAAGGGGTGCGTGCCTTGAAACCGCTGGCTGAACCCCCGCAGCCGCCACCCAAACCCCAATTGGGGCGTCTGTTGCAGATTGGCGACCCTGTGATTGTGATTGCTGCTTCAACCGGCGGTCCACGCACGTTGGCAACGTTGTTGCAATCCTTGCCGCCTGATCTTGGTGCGGCGATCCTGATTGTTCAGCATATGCCGCCCCATTTTACCCACACCCTTGCCCATCGCCTCGATCTGTATTCGGCTTTGCGTGTGGCTGAAGCAGAAGAGGGCATGCGTCTGACGATCGGCTCGGCGTTGCTTGCGCCCGGCGGCGTACATACAACGTTGCTCAATTTCCGCACCATTCGCCTGACCCTTGACCCACCCGTCAACCATGTGCGCCCTGCCGCGGATGTGACAATGCGCTCCGTGGCTCGTTTTCATGGTGAACGCGCCATCGGCGTCGTTCTGACCGGCATGGGAGAAGATGGGCGCGAAGGGGCGCGTGCGATCAAACAAGCCGGGGGGACGGTCATTGCCCAGGATGAATCTTCATCAGTGGTGTATGGCATGCCGCGTGCCGTCGTTGAAGCCGGATTGGCTGACTATGTCCAACCACCTGAGGAAATTGCCCAAACGCTGATTGACTTGATACGGCGGATGAGCAGACATGACACAGCCTGA
- a CDS encoding response regulator, whose protein sequence is MPTVLVVDDAQFVRKRLQKILSEAGFDVLEAGDGQEAVDVYRQYHPDVVLLDITMPKLDGMEALRLIREYDPNARVVMLSALGQQAIILEALRRGARDFIVKPFKPEQVLHALELATRS, encoded by the coding sequence ATGCCTACCGTGTTGGTTGTGGATGATGCGCAATTCGTCCGCAAACGCCTGCAAAAAATTTTGAGCGAAGCAGGCTTCGACGTCCTGGAGGCAGGCGACGGACAAGAAGCCGTGGACGTATACCGCCAATATCATCCTGACGTTGTTTTGCTCGATATTACCATGCCCAAATTGGATGGTATGGAAGCCTTGCGGCTTATCCGTGAATACGACCCCAACGCGCGCGTAGTCATGTTGTCGGCTCTTGGGCAGCAGGCAATTATTCTCGAAGCACTCAGACGAGGCGCCCGCGATTTTATTGTAAAACCCTTCAAGCCGGAGCAAGTGCTCCACGCACTCGAACTGGCGACACGATCATGA
- a CDS encoding universal stress protein — protein MSESWQHRRAVEEFRRARRKAALEQLMARFSGQTANLLSYEHVRDALQLDETFGRPLGLQEIPLSAIVGSVGRYTDFTRSFLPLHDTMADRWARVHQATEEKMLPIDVYKVGDVYFVIDGNHRVSVARERGDQTIQAYVTEIPTPITLTPDMDIDDLLLAAEQANFYRQTGLQARYPDIDIRLTAPGRYRDLLHQIAAEQERLRETEGREVPFSEAADVWYRTIYLPMANAIRRLGVLDEFPNRTEADLFVWLVRHHNALQTALGWEIPPEVAVLDWLEETLDSGSPLKESPWATEMVAPEDANHLFSRILVPLDGSAHGWAALDEALHIARLEEGARVFGLHIVPVAVRAVSPEVHALEDEFLRRCAAQHVEGFFAVEVGARPAERILARARLVDLVVIGVNIPPPSDIVEKQRHGLHLLLAHCPRPLLAVPDTARPLTHALVAYDGSTRATAALALGVYMVRRWRITLTVLTADVRGRVSPAQQRARTYLQERGVQAAFVRSSLVPEKAITQTAEQLGCSLIVMGGYGSRLETMFDSTVNRVLRRTRTPVLVCR, from the coding sequence ATGAGCGAATCCTGGCAACACCGGCGAGCGGTTGAGGAGTTTCGCCGCGCACGCCGCAAAGCTGCGCTGGAACAACTGATGGCGCGTTTCAGTGGGCAAACCGCCAACCTGCTCTCCTACGAGCATGTGCGCGATGCGCTGCAACTGGATGAAACGTTCGGGCGGCCGCTCGGTTTGCAGGAGATTCCTTTGAGCGCCATTGTGGGAAGCGTCGGGCGCTACACCGACTTTACGCGCTCGTTTCTGCCCTTGCACGATACGATGGCAGACCGCTGGGCGCGTGTCCATCAGGCGACCGAAGAGAAAATGCTGCCCATTGATGTGTATAAGGTCGGTGATGTCTATTTTGTGATTGACGGCAACCACCGCGTCTCTGTCGCGCGCGAACGGGGCGACCAAACTATCCAAGCCTACGTGACCGAAATTCCGACGCCCATCACATTGACGCCCGATATGGACATCGACGACCTGCTTCTCGCCGCCGAACAAGCCAATTTTTACCGTCAAACGGGCTTGCAGGCACGCTATCCTGACATTGATATTCGGCTGACTGCGCCCGGTCGCTACCGCGATTTGCTCCACCAAATTGCGGCAGAACAAGAGCGCCTGCGCGAAACAGAAGGGCGCGAAGTGCCATTTTCAGAAGCGGCGGATGTTTGGTATCGCACCATCTACCTGCCGATGGCGAACGCCATTCGGCGCCTGGGTGTGTTGGATGAGTTCCCCAACCGCACCGAAGCCGATCTCTTTGTCTGGCTGGTGCGCCATCACAACGCGCTGCAAACAGCACTGGGTTGGGAGATTCCTCCCGAAGTTGCCGTGCTCGATTGGCTGGAAGAAACGCTTGACAGCGGAAGCCCACTCAAAGAATCCCCCTGGGCGACCGAGATGGTGGCGCCTGAAGACGCCAACCACCTGTTCAGCCGTATTCTCGTCCCGCTGGATGGCTCGGCGCATGGTTGGGCGGCGTTGGATGAAGCGCTCCACATCGCCCGACTGGAAGAGGGCGCGCGCGTGTTTGGGTTGCACATTGTGCCGGTAGCCGTGCGCGCCGTTTCGCCGGAAGTGCACGCGCTGGAAGATGAATTTTTGCGCCGCTGTGCCGCGCAGCACGTGGAAGGCTTCTTCGCGGTCGAAGTCGGCGCACGCCCTGCGGAGCGCATTCTGGCGCGGGCGCGGCTTGTAGACCTGGTGGTCATCGGCGTGAACATTCCGCCGCCAAGCGACATCGTCGAAAAACAGCGCCACGGCTTACACCTGCTGCTAGCGCACTGCCCACGCCCCTTGTTGGCTGTACCGGATACAGCGCGCCCCCTCACGCATGCGTTGGTCGCCTACGATGGCAGTACACGCGCAACGGCAGCGCTTGCTTTAGGTGTGTACATGGTGCGGCGCTGGCGAATCACGCTCACAGTTCTGACGGCGGACGTGCGTGGGCGTGTTTCACCGGCACAACAACGCGCGCGCACCTATTTGCAGGAGCGGGGCGTTCAAGCCGCTTTTGTCAGAAGTTCACTCGTGCCCGAAAAAGCAATTACGCAAACAGCGGAACAATTGGGGTGCTCGCTGATTGTCATGGGGGGATACGGTTCACGCTTGGAAACCATGTTCGATAGCACGGTCAATCGGGTTTTGCGGCGCACGAGAACCCCCGTACTTGTGTGCCGCTAG